A window from Musa acuminata AAA Group cultivar baxijiao chromosome BXJ3-10, Cavendish_Baxijiao_AAA, whole genome shotgun sequence encodes these proteins:
- the LOC103968529 gene encoding uncharacterized protein LOC103968529: protein MGVVILDGSTVRAFVGDEEVFNRSVDERFAALDLNGDGVLSRAELRRALETFRLLETHFGVDVVTPPAEVAALYNSIFDQFDLDRSGTVDRDEFRSEMRRILLAIADGLGDFPLQIVLEDDDQGSNLLQQAIDLEAAKTKAAASGK, encoded by the coding sequence atgggggtaGTGATATTGGACGGGTCGACGGTGCGGGCGTTCGTAGGGGACGAGGAGGTCTTCAACCGGAGCGTGGACGAGCGGTTCGCGGCGCTGGACCTCAACGGGGACGGCGTCCTCTCCCGCGCCGAGCTGCGGCGCGCCCTCGAGACCTTCCGCCTCCTGGAGACCCACTTCGGGGTCGACGTGGTCACCCCACCGGCCGAGGTCGCCGCCCTATACAACTCCATCTTCGATCAGTTCGACCTGGACCGCAGCGGCACCGTCGACCGCGACGAGTTCCGCTCCGAGATGCGGCGCATCCTCCTCGCCATCGCCGACGGTCTCGGCGACTTCCCCCTCCAGATCGTGCTCGAGGACGACGACCAAGGCTCCAACCTCCTCCAGCAGGCCATCGACCTCGAGGCCGCCAAGACCAAAGCCGCGGCGTCCGGCAAATGA
- the LOC135651612 gene encoding zinc finger protein 8-like, which translates to MNERSEGRDFMSVDSFSQLPFIRPVPKPSSSSSSSTSGIRLFGIEVPHHPTNEEDNTEKDHTTTVNGGGESARKFECHYCYRQFPTSQALGGHQNAHKRERQHAKRVHIQSAALAAIHHGPAAIDGHHLYGFFNYHQPFGPVLPAAAHFAVDSPSTPHYPACHATSAASGSFGGCFYGGLGSAAQPINGSPLPGLWKAPGVVHGSASVGLVHGDSPMPSPTTRRDQEPRIEGIGGIISDGNDRGASSASSKSQFAYQLMPGVKENVSLDLHL; encoded by the coding sequence ATGAACGAGCGCAGCGAGGGACGCGACTTCATGAGTGTGGACTCCTTCTCGCAGCTCCCGTTCATCCGCCCGGTCCCCaagccttcctcctcctcctcctcctccacctccggcATCCGACTGTTTGGCATCGAAGTCCCTCACCATCCCACCAACGAAGAGGACAACACCGAAAAAGACCACACCACCACCGTGAACGGCGGAGGTGAGAGCGCACGCAAGTTCGAGTGCCACTACTGCTATCGCCAATTTCCGACATCGCAAGCGCTCGGCGGGCACCAAAACGCCCACAAGCGCGAGCGCCAGCACGCGAAGCGGGTTCACATCCAGTCCGCCGCCCTGGCCGCGATCCACCACGGTCCGGCAGCCATCGACGGCCATCATCTCTACGGCTTTTTTAATTACCACCAACCATTCGGCCCGGTGTTACCCGCAGCCGCCCACTTCGCTGTCGACTCTCCTTCGACGCCGCACTACCCTGCATGCCACGCCACTAGCGCCGCCAGTGGTAGCTTCGGTGGTTGTTTCTACGGCGGGCTTGGTTCGGCGGCTCAACCCATCAACGGCAGCCCGTTGCCGGGACTCTGGAAGGCCCCTGGGGTCGTGCATGGCAGCGCGAGCGTGGGGTTAGTCCATGGGGACTCTCCGATGCCTTCACCTACGACAAGACGAGATCAAGAGCCAAGAATCGAGGGAATTGGAGGCATTATCTCAGATGGCAACGATCGTGgtgcttcttccgcatcttccaaAAGCCAATTTGCTTACCAGCTGATGCCCGGCGTGAAGGAGAACGTGAGTTTGGATTTGCACCTGTGA
- the LOC135651611 gene encoding pentatricopeptide repeat-containing protein At4g21065-like, with the protein MLWSSRHLSSLFRRSSSLLHLLQLHSLILKAALDHRPSVASKLISSLCPFSLAHARSVLSNLASPPPLFAWNSLIRAYADSDSPQEAIHLFSALRRAGNGRPDNLSYPFVLRACGRASVLRVGEMVHGVVLKAGFFLDLYVGNTLLHMYACCGVSKCAREVFDEMGVRDVVTWSSMIQGYLACGHPVEALMVFLEMRSANVKPNSVTLISLLSASSYLASPCTGRAIHSYIVVNNIKLDVALGAALVSMYAKCGLLEEAFQVFKSLQEQDLQSWTIMIAGFVDHGQWEKAIDLFSQMEASGVRPDSTIFSVILCACSHLGMVDVGQTMFSRMVNEFHIKPTIEHYGCMVDLFGRAGLLETAYEFIKNMSITPNNVILRSFLGACRKSGKSFDIGDDLLKLLLEEEPDVGSNYVIAANMSALSGKWNDVAELRSNISKKGLKKVPACSWVEGNAEVPEWELLETSG; encoded by the exons ATGCTATGGTCTTCCCGCCACCTCTCCTCCCTCTTCCGAcggtcctcctccctcctccacctccttcaACTCCACTCGCTCATCCTTAAAGCCGCTCTCGACCACCGCCCATCCGTCGCTTCCAAGCTCATCTCCTCCCTCTGCCCTTTCTCCCTGGCCCACGCCCGCTCCGTCCTCTCCAACctcgcctctcctcctcctctcttcgcTTGGAATTCCCTTATCCGAGCCTACGCCGATTCCGATTCCCCCCAAGAAGCCATCCACCTCTTTTCAGCCCTCCGACGTGCAGGGAACGGGCGCCCTGACAACTTATCCTATCCGTTTGTTCTCAGGGCGTGCGGCCGTGCTTCCGTGCTGCGAGTCGGTGAGATGGTTCATGGGGTGGTCTTAAAGGCCGGGTTTTTCTTGGATTTATACGTTGGGAATACTCTTCTGCACATGTATGCTTGTTGCGGGGTGTCCAAATGCGCTCGTGAAGTGTTCGACGAAATGGGTGTTAGGGACGTCGTCACATGGAGCTCCATGATCCAAGGATATCTTGCTTG CGGCCATCCTGTTGAAGCTCTAATGGTATTTTTGGAAATGAGATCAGCAAATGTTAAACCTAACTCAGTTACTCTAATAAGCCTACTTTCAGCTTCCAGTTATTTGGCTAGTCCGTGTACAGGACGAGCAATTCACTCATACATAGTGGTTAACAACATCAAATTGGATGTTGCCCTGGGTGCTGCTCTAGTCAGCATGTATGCTAAATGTGGGCTCTTAGAAGAAGCCTTCCAAGTTTTCAAATCCTTGCAAGAGCAGGACTTGCAGTCATGGACAATTATGATTGCAGGGTTCGTTGATCATGGCCAATGGGAAAAAGCAATTGATCTATTCTCCCAGATGGAAGCTAGTGGTGTACGACCAGACAGTACAATATTCTCCGTCATTTTATGTGCTTGCAGCCACCTCGGTATGGTAGATGTAGGCCAAACAATGTTTTCTAGAATGGTAAATGAGTTTCATATCAAGCCAACAATTGAGCACTATGGTTGCATGGTTGATTTGTTTGGCCGAGCAGGTTTACTAGAAACTGCTTATGAGTTCATTAAGAACATGTCGATTACTCCAAATAATGTCATATTGAGGTCCTTTCTCGGAGCTTGCAGGAAAAGCGGCAAATCTTTTGATATCGGTGACGACTTGCTGAAGCTTCTGCTGGAAGAGGAGCCTGACGTAGGATCAAACTACGTGATTGCTGCCAATATGTCTGCATTATCTGGAAAATGGAACGATGTGGCCGAGTTAAGAAGCAACATCTCAAAGAAAGGTTTGAAGAAGGTTCCGGCCTGCAGTTGGGTGGAAGGGAATGCAGAAGTCCCAGAGTGGGAATTATTGGAAACTTCTGGATGA